From Dermochelys coriacea isolate rDerCor1 chromosome 8, rDerCor1.pri.v4, whole genome shotgun sequence, the proteins below share one genomic window:
- the TSEN15 gene encoding tRNA-splicing endonuclease subunit Sen15 isoform X2 translates to MDEAGCAVPGISPSGPEREARGSPRGNWMATHPKLTEMMSLDVADSTQVYAAFLVYLDLLEGRNWHEVTCVGLAELQLICLRGHEREAENLQIVVPTPVHMSFTHQSSPLSDDSIKAVHMPDPNAGLIAIADMWQENGMDTAEHNVDT, encoded by the exons ATGGACGAGGCGGGCTGCGCTGTTCCGGGCATTTCCCCGAGCGGGCCGGAGCGGGAAGCCCGGGGGTCGCCCCGCGGGAACTGGATGGCGACTCACCCGAAG CTCACAGAGATGATGTCATTGGATGTGGCTGACAGCACTCAAGTATATGCTGCGTTCTTAGTTTACTTGGACCTCTTAGAAG GCAGAAACTGGCATGAAGTGACATGTGTTGGACTAGCAGAACTCCAGCTCATATGTCTCCGTGGGCATGAGAGAGAAGCTGAGAATTTACAGATTGTGGTGCCAACACCTGTTCACATGTCATTCACTCATCAGAG TTCTCCACTTTCAGATGACTCCATTAAAGCTGTACATATGCCTGACCCTAATGCTGGTTTAATAGCCATTGCTGATATGTGGCAGGAGAATGGTATGGATACTGCTGAACACAATGTAGATACATGA